The segment ATATATAATTTTTAATAGCACATATTTTTAAAACAAAGTAATCAATACTCGTGTACTGATGACCATAATAAACTAATTGATCTCTGTGCCCCCTAAAAGCTTTTAAATTTTGTGCCCCCAATAAACTTAATATAAATGGCATATATTGAAAAGAAAAAAATAAATGGTAAAGTCTATTACTACCTTACTGAAACAAAAAGAGTTAATGGAAAATTTAAGAAAAAGAGAAAATATCTTGGAACAAAAATCCCAAAAGATATAAAGAAACATTTGAAAAAAAAGAAAATCAAAATAAAACATTATTTAACCGAAAGGCAATTGAAAATTGTTGATAAAATACAAAAAGAATACTCAAAAAAATATAAAATTGACAAAACCTTATGGAAAACTGAGACACAAAAATTAATCAGTTTCATTCACAACACAAATGCAATAGAAGGGAATACTCTGTCCCTTAAGGATACTGAAGACGTATTAAAAGGTAAAAAGATTAAAGGAATTGAAAAAAAGAGAAAAGACGTAAAAGAAACAAAAAACATGAAATTGTGCATTGATTTCTTATTTGAACATGAAGAGGATATCAGCATTGATTTTATACTAAAACTCCACAAAATAGAAATGAATGAAATTATGCAGGATGCAGGACAATTTAGAATGTATAATGTACGAGTTGGTAATTATTTCTGCCCAAAATATCAGGAATTGCCAAAACTCATGTTTGAATTGATAGATTGGTATAATAAAAACAAAAATAAACTCCATAAAATTGAATTGGCCTCTTTAATACATTTAAAATTT is part of the Candidatus Micrarchaeia archaeon genome and harbors:
- a CDS encoding Fic family protein, which gives rise to MAYIEKKKINGKVYYYLTETKRVNGKFKKKRKYLGTKIPKDIKKHLKKKKIKIKHYLTERQLKIVDKIQKEYSKKYKIDKTLWKTETQKLISFIHNTNAIEGNTLSLKDTEDVLKGKKIKGIEKKRKDVKETKNMKLCIDFLFEHEEDISIDFILKLHKIEMNEIMQDAGQFRMYNVRVGNYFCPKYQELPKLMFELIDWYNKNKNKLHKIELASLIHLKFVKIHPFGDGNGRIARLLMNFVMLKAKYPLINIFNDEKMYYYLVLQKYDTDKKEKDFVKYIYEVFGRQYKKYLK